In Struthio camelus isolate bStrCam1 chromosome 3, bStrCam1.hap1, whole genome shotgun sequence, the DNA window gatgtGCACACTGAAAGGATGAGATGCAATGGATACAAGCTACTGAAAGGAAATTTAAATATAGGAATtagatataaagaaaaactttttcaccatgaaaaTGGTCAGACACGAGGACAGGAGCCCAAAGAGCTTGTGGGATGTCCATCCTCGGAGATACTCAAACTGAGCTGGACAAGGTTCTGAGCATCCAGCTCTaagttggtcctgctttgagTGGTGGTTGGATCAGAGACATCCAGCAGTTTCTCACACCTATGTTATTCTACAGTTTCATGGTTCTGAGATAAAGACTAAATCACTCTACTCCTGATCTTCCGGTATCTTCCCACAGTTCATCCCCATTGgtacagcagagcagaaaagttTTTCTATAGCCATTGTGGAAGAATCCTGGAGCAGCTGAGGGCACTGTGCTAAAAAAGACAAATGATGTGCCCCAAGAGAGTGGCATGGACACATACTTCTCTAgtcggggggaggagggggctaaACTGGAACGGCTTGTTGAGCAGTGTGGCTGCTTGCAGCTAGCTGCTGGCATATTAACTCAGCAGTGAAGATAGTCTCAGACTTTGATGCCCTGGGACTGTCTTTCTTGTTAATACTTTCAGGTGATGATGGCAGTGAAGGTAAGAAAATGtgtgttaaaataatatttgacCTAAGTGTCTTTTCAGTAAAGTTTCTTTCAGTTGGGTTTGTGGATaacttctgccttccttttttgtttttgtttttttggctatTTATGCTCTTTGTATTCTCTCCTTGGTGCATTTACAGTGGCAAAACATTCAGAGTCTCAGGCTGCTTTGAGGAATGTGTTATGCGAAATTTGGGGTAGTGCAGGCAGGAGGTTAAACAGTCCAAGTCTCCCATAGGTGGGTATAAGCCAAGCAACCACTGTTGTGCTTAGGGTGCAGTATCCGGACAGAGAAATAGCAAATCCACAGGGGAAACAGAGTGACAGACAGAAAGGCAGTTCATGTGCTAAATACCACAAGGAATTTGTACAGCCAGACATGGGATTACATGGAGGTTAGTGAGATGCCTGCAGCGTGGCTCAACAACGTCAAAGGGGAACTAGagcaaaagagggagaaaactgtAATTTATATTACAGCTGTTTAGGAAAGAGGGGTCTCTGGAGACAGGACTGAGGACACTAAAACAGTCTGCCAACTGTGTGCACACTGGATGTGCCGAGGTTGTGATGTTGCTGCAGAGCCGTTGGGATATATGCTACGAACAGAGGATGAGATGAACATCAAAAGATTCTAGACTGAAAAGATGTAAACGGAGTACTGTGGGTTACTGAGAAGAAATGGCAGCTAGAAAGGGAAGGAGACATGATCAGCAGCAGAGGCAAGGTCATCATGAAGCCAGACAAGATGCCAAGGCTGAGTCATTAGCATCTAGGTCTTACACCTGGTGGTTCCAGCCAACAGTGGAGCCCTGCTGGCAGGAGGGACTGCGGAGTACTGCAGCCATATCTCTGGCCTAAATAGGATGTACATTGCAGGACTGGATTCAGTTCTCCTTTTATCAGAAAGCAGGTGGGATGACAAAAGCTCCTAAGAGTGAAGGAGGAAATTTGAAGGTTTACATATGAGTTTgagcagcctggaaaagagaaaacagtggtCCTCTGACTGTACCACCAACTACAGCATCTAGGAAACGGAGTGAAGTAGAGCAGCAGGTGAAATGTTGTTGCCGATGGGGTATCTTTTCAGTGGGGAGCTCAGTGCAATGCAAAGTGTTGGTCAAGGCTTCTTTGTTAAGGTTCAGTCCCACAGCTAGGGAATTGCACCTGTTTGATCAGTGCTCCAGGGGCAGCGGTGTCGGTATTGTGGTATTTTTATTGGGAAAGCCAAATCCAGCCAAGAAGCTGTATATAATCTTGGGCTGCCAGATAGACTAATTTCCAAGAAATGCCTGAGGGAGGAAGCCAGGTGGGTAATTTCCTTTGCAAAGGGCAGTAAGTCCATGTTATCAGTCCAAACTGCAGGTCTGTCATCCTGATGCAAAAGGTAGAGTGGGTCAGCGGAAGCTCAGATGAGGCTGATATATGGCCATCCTCAGAGCCTGGTTCCGGCTTGATGAAAGAAGAAGCTAAGCTTTGGACTGCAGAGGTATTTTAATTTATACCGGAGAAAAATGAAGACAGTCACAGGCAGGCTTTATTAATGGGAAAGGAGAAATGAGGAATACGCTTTTCAAGAACAAAGCAATCAAAATACAGATGAGCCCAGGAGTCCTGAGAAAGGTGTGTCATCTGCAACACTGGAGGAAACCCGATCACTGTATGTTTAACAGCTTGGAACAAGTTCATTTGAAATTTCTCTGTTATATGTGAGCATGAAGAGCTTGTATTTTTCAGGCATACTTAGGGCAGATTTCCAGCAGAATTAGAAACTTGGTTGCTGGACGGAAAAGCTATGAGGGTTATTCTCCACTAGAGACAAAAATAACTCTTTGCCCATAGTCAGTTGAATGTACTAGCTATTGACGCTCGGTAGCACCCATGGTAAAATGGGTACTTGGTGGGTTGTATAATCTAAACATCCTCTGAGTCTGTAAAATGTCACTTGAAAAGCAGATATCTGGAGCCCTTCTCTTTGTAATTAGAACCTTCCAAAGGTGACACGTGATGCATTATCATCTGCTTGAGTTTGGGGAGAGGCTGGCATTTCCCAGCCTTCTTAACTGAAGGGTTGACctacatggttttttttttttttttaattcattcggTGAAGTGTTTCTACTGTGGTTTTCATTTACAACCCATTGTGAATTAGGTTAACTGTGATGGTcatttgctatttattttgcCCCTCTTTTGCTTGTTTGGTCAAATGTGTGCATACGTATGAACACATGGCTGCCTTTCTATCGCTGTTATTTGCAATCATTTCACAGCCTGCTTCTGAAGTCCTATGGGCAGCCTCTGTGCCACAGACCACTAGAGAAACACTGCTCCCAGCAGTAGTTCTGAAAGACCAGGAGTTCTTCTGTCCTTCCGTTGCTCTAATGGTTGGACACGCTAGAGGCTAATAAAGATACTTTCAATGTCAGCATTCGTGAGTTCCGTAATGATCATATTAGTGCAGGACCAGGGAAACAACAAGGAGTAAAAcccatagaaaacaaaaaaaataaccaaagaaaTGTTTGCAAACAGCTCTTTTAGGTCTAGGTTAAGAACTGCTAACAAAGAAACTCCTCTGGCAGGTTCTTTGCCTTTGTTGATAAGTGTCTTTGTGAATCTCTTCCTAAGATTGGTACTGATCAAGTGATTGAGTGATCGCTGCTCAGATGGGTGTTCTGGGGGAGTGATGGTCTAGATGTTTTCCACAGGTGCTTCCCACCGCTGTTCATATCTTTGCCAATGCTGTGTCTGAATACtaactgttttcttttgtcaTATCGTTCTTTTTACAGTCATATACACTGAAGTCATTTGAAATGAATGGTCTGCCCAAGGCAGTGCCTTTAAGTTTGCCTTATCAAGACTTCAAAAAAGATGTGTCAGACTACTGGGAAAAGCCTAAGGTACCCCAGCGGATAAAGAAAGTTGACTTCTCAAATGTTGTCTTGACTGCTCCTTGCAAACCCCTTGAACCTCAACTTGAAATGAATGGGAAAGacgaggaagaagaagaggaggaagaagaagaagaggaagaagaggaggaggaggaggcaggggacgagattGATATGCACAGCGGCTCCAGCAGTGACATGAGTCAAAAAAGCACAGAGCGCAGCCAGGAATGCGCGCCATCCACGCTCCTGGCCGATGACCAGAAGGGATCCAAGGGTCGAGCTTCCACTGCTGATGGGGATCTGGAACTGGAGGAGGGCTCAAAAACACTAGTGTTGTTTTCACCAGGTGATCTGAAAAAGTCTCCGGTGACCACAGACGTGGCTCCAGAGGTTGATCTGGGGACTCTTGCTGCCCTCACACCTCAGAGCGAGCGGCCACAGCCTATGGGTAGCCAGTTAGATGTATCCGAGCCAGGGACCTTGTCCTCTGTCCTTAAATCTGAACCAAAGCCTCCTATGGCAGTGGCTACAACTTCCTCCCCTTTCACCAAAGTTGAGCGCACATTTGTTCATATTGCTGAAAAGACCCACTTAAATGTCATGTCTTCCAGTGGGCAGCTGATGAGGCATGAGGAATACTGCCCTCCTGGTCCGTTTGAAGAGATCATTATTGAAGAAGAGATGGAGGAAAACCTGGTGCTGGTAGAGAATGGAAGCATGCATTCAGGGCTAGAAGGGGCAGAGACAGAAAGCTGTGCACTCTCAGCTAATCACATTGGAATCACCTCAGAGACAGTAGGGGAACAGGTAGCCCTTCCCAGTGGCGTTGCAAAGCCTCCTGAGGACAAGTTGGAGCTCTCTGACAAAGCAGCGCTCTCACTAGATTTGGAAGAGCCTGGCAAGATGGTTGCAAGAGAGCCTGACCTTGAGAAGACAATACCCATAACAGAACACCTTAAACAAGCAGAAACCCTCCTTGACACACCACAGCAGCGCCCCAGGAGACCTCTGGGATCCAGGTACAGGAGTCGGATACCCATTTTGTTCTCTGAGGAGGACACTGGCTCAGACCTTTCAACTTCACTCTCAGCCAAAGAGAGGCTTTATAAGAGGGCAAAGCAACCTGATTTGGCTCGCCTAGTGATGGAGAAGAGGCAAAACCGTCTCCTTAGGCTGGCCTCAGGGGCCTcctcctcagcatcctccagtgATGAGAGGCGGCGGGCTTCAGAAACCCTTTCAGCCACTGGTTCTGAGGAGGATACCCATGACTCTGATGACTCCATCCCAAGaaaggcagggaaggagaaggctgcCCTcctgagaaaagaagagaaacacatAAGCACAAAGAGCAGAATCCCTCGGCCCATCGCACCGGTGAAAACACCGCTAGAGACAATGAGGTCTGAGAGCTCCATGGCTGTTGCCATGCCAGTGCTCTGTAGCTCCCTGCAAGATGCAGCTGCTGCCTACAGGTAAGGCCAAAACTCTGAGCAACACAAAATGCTAGACTTGTTGAGGAATCATAGCGAAGGCTTTGCTCACCTGTCTTGTTTCCTGTAATCATTTCAGCTCACCTGTGTGTGAAATACATTTCTCCCCGACTTCTTTAGCTCGGTCTGGCCAAAGGGTCAAGTACCACTTCGTTTACCCTGCCTTTGGGGCCCTCTTCCTTCCATGATCTTTTGGTTTGAGGCTGCTAATAGCAGATCCTTCCTGTGTTCACTTGGAGTTCTGCAGCATGATTGGCGTGGCCCTGACTCTCTAGGGAGAGCTGGCCTGGCTATCGCAATTAGAGCTGCAAGGGCCAAGAGTTCACGAGTGACTCCTGAATTTCCAGTGAAGAGTACAGTCTGTTTTGAGGTCTGCTTCTGTGCACTTGTGAGAGATATCTTTCAGGAAGCAGAACCAGGAATGACAGATATGCCTCAACCTTCTCTGAGTTATGCAGCTGTGGCACCAAGAGGCCTCAGCAGAGCTGGTACCCCTGTGCTGACAGTCACACTGTGTATAATAGATGCTCTGAAATGCTGATTGCCTCAGAAGATGACCAGCCCGCAAAAAGCTCGAGAGAGGgagatgcacacacaaacaggcaGTGGCAGTGATCTGGGACAATGTGGGCCACCTTCAGATGGTTTAAATTCCATTCATGTCCCTGTGCCTGGCTCTTTTCAGAGGTGTCTGTCTCTCTGTTCGATAAGCATAGGGATGTAGGTGGAGCTGGGCCTTCTGAATTCAGCCTTTCCCTGTGCGCAGCAGGGTCTGACTTTCTGCCTGTCCTTGTGGCTGGACATTCAGTCCAGGAGCAGAATTGCTGCTGTGATCCTGCCACAGGTCCAGCAAATGCTGCTCTCTCGAGACATGAGGTAAAAGGAGGTGGCCTCTTTGGGTTGGTTTATTTACCAGCAGAGAGATAATCAGAGGCCAAGCGGTGCAACCTGGCTTGTGCCCACATATCCAGACTGTATCTCCTGCCTTGAAAGAGGCGAATGCACCCATACTGCATGTTGAGAAGAGTGTCAGATACGTGCTACCTGCCTAACCAGGCCTGGCATTTTCCCAGAGGGTGCTGGTTGTTAAACATTTGTTGTTTAACAGCAGTGATGATTACAGGATGGTGCCCAAGCTAGTGCATATGTTCCAAACATATCTCTTGCTGTCCTAGAGCTGGAGGCGCCTTGCGACTGCCCGGCAGCATTCACGCCAATGCTACCAGTAGCCCGTAGCCCAGTGCAGCAATTACTCTTTatcctccctcttctctttccctgcaGGCTTCAGGCGCAGAGACCAGCTGGAAGTATCCCCAGTGACTCCCGAACAACACAGATACAAAGCCGGCTTCCTCCTTCACCGAGTTCCACTGCTCTTCCTCCACGAAGCAGCTCACGGAGGTCTAGTTGTGCACCCCCTCGAAGTCCTGTCCTTCCTCCAAGAAACCCCAGTGCTTCCCCTAGAAGCCAGTTACTGTCTAGGAGGGAAAGCCCTTCTCCCTGTCGACAACGTAAGCCAGGGACTGCAATTCAGCGAGTTCCACCTTCCCCCCGACCTCAGCCCCAAACTCAGGCCCTGGGGCCGACAGGAGACTCCCTGCCCTCACCCGGTGTGGCCAAAAAAGGACAAAGAGGGAAAACCCAGACTCAGAGTCCAGCAACCAAAGGAAAGCAGGTGTCCCTGGCAAGTAAGGCAGCTGCCAGATAATGATCTTCTTCTGCCAGCCCAATAGACTGGGTAACTTCTGCATATAGTATACACTtgagatgctgcagcacagcCTTCCATGCGGGAACCACAAGTGCATAGCAGTAGCTGTACTTCAATGCTTCACTCACTCTCACCCCACACTGTCGCGATCAGCTCCCACGGGCCTGAGAGCCTCTGAGCCACGGAGCCTTCTTCAAGGGAAACATCCTGTCCCTGGCTGACGCTTGCTAATGCACAGCACCAAGCAGTGACTCAGGCAGCCTGCCCAGTGCCTGACTCTCCTCCCTCCCTTGGCATTCCCCTCTCTCTGTTAGCAATACCAGTTGCCAATACCGCGCGCTGACCCTGGCTTTGGAAATGGGAGCAGAGATGATGAGAGTGAGGCCTGCTGGGAGGAAGGCTCCTGTCCTTCAGGcagcttcctcttccctctttgcTGGTAAAACGCCAACTTTGGCTGCCATGTTTTACCTGAGTGTTGGCTCACCTCCTGCCATCTGCGTGAGCAAGGGATCATCACTAGCTTAGCCAAGAGGAGTATACGTGACctgagaggagaggagcaggggagggatggagggcGACTCTGCTCGCCCTTCCTGAGGTGTCcctgccagcaggtccagggagacaGACAGGCCTTGCTGGATGTTCTCAACTCCTACCTGCTCCAGTATGTCCcacagaggagggagctggcattgctgctcggTGACACTGCTGCAGTTTCAGCAGATGCGTGGTATTTAGATGGAAGTAGGGGCTGTGCTGACAGCTTGCTGGAAAATCAAGAGCGCCGGCTTGCTGATGGGGACAGGAGCgctctgcagctgcttctgtctCAAATAGTGAAGTGTGACCTGTAGAGCCTTCATCTTCCAACAGGGGGTGGGCCCTCTAGACTTGAGTGTGTTTGGTGCCGTGGTTCTGCAGTCCACCAGACGCAGCTCCAGCCTGAAGATGTGAATAGTCACTGGATGCCTTTAGCTCAGGTGCCCCTTGCACCTCAATTCCTTGTTTTATTGTCACGCTCTCGGTGTTTGTGAATTTTGGCACTGTGGCTGAAAGTTCCCCTACACAGCAGGGGGGGAAGTAATTATTCTGTAGTATGctcaaaagctgctgctttgccaaGAGAAGTTTGCTGGCTCTCCATGAGTATCCTGTTCATCTCTGACCTAGCATACAGCTGGCTGAGTTGGGGAGGTCGAGTTTAttatgtctttctctttttgagTGCTCAACTCTTCCACCCCCTGCTTGAGCACTAACGATGTGACCATAAGAGAAAGGGCTGTGCTCTTCAAATGACGTTATCAGAGCAGACGCTCAGGCCTCACTTAGAACTAAACACCAACTCTTTAGCTGCCAGACTAATAAGAAAGGCTTGAAAATGTGAAGCAGGAGGACTGACACAGAGATACTTGTCTGACTCTGATGAGCTCTTGAAGTAGTCACAAAATTTCCCCTGTATCTCACAAGGGAAAGCACTCCAGACCCAAATACTCTGGGCTTCACAGCAGTGTTGTGCCTAAAAAAGGCTTTGTAGGAGGCAGAATAAAAATACGGCTTCTCTGTCCACCCATTCCTGCAGCTGCAACTAGCAGCTTCCATAAATAATTGCAGATGATGGAGGAAAATGATGATGGAGGAATCTAGAGAGTAATATACTTGATTCatatgaacatatatatatagacagcCACAGTCATGGCCATGGAGTCTGAGGAATCCTGAAGCAGTTCGCATCTAAAGGAACTGTTCTGGAGAGGAGTATGAGAGCTGTGGTGGTGTGGCTAGGAGAACAGTGTATTCCTTGGACATCTGCACAGGGAAATATCTAGAAACAGATGATGGGAATTACCTCTCTCTATACGACAGTATCAGTGTTGTCAATGCTAATAGTTTGTTTCATGTAGGTCAAAGTGTTTTGCATAGAAGTTATTTCCCTTGGTAGAGCAAGAAGCACAGCTTCTAGTCTAAAAACACATCCCAGCCCTCGTCATGGCATAGAAGCACTGGGAACTCTGAGCTTGGGTTGCCGTTTGATGGATTGAGCTGACGTTTCCATCAAAAGAGGCAGTCCCTCCAAGCTCCATCTGCTTTGCTGCACTGTCCCACCTCCCTTGCATTGTGCCAGCTATTTGGTGAAGAGGTTGGAAACACTGATTCAGTGTGAAAACAAACGCTTTGTTTTGCAGGGTCAGTTTGTCAGGCTGGTTCAGCACAGTCTGGTTCAGTTCGTCAGTGTGGATCACACAAACGCTTGCGCCAGAAGTGGGGGAAGAAGAGGACAGATGGTGTGTCCACTTCTTCTGGGGACACCATGACTCCATGTGAGTTTAAAGCGTTGGTCAAAGTACACCCTAAATATGCCCTGCATGTGTAGAAATTAGAAACCAAACACAGATTCTTCCCACAAATAAGAACAGTAATAACAGCCCTATTAATTTGTTCATTTTAGAATGCTCAGTTGGTAAGACATGGTCAGTGAAGCTTTTACCAGGCCTTCCATCCAGGTCTTGTATGCACAAGccaaaaaaaagatattgaaataGCTTGAGAAGAGAGCTACAAGACTGTTTACACAATTGGCAAACCTGCCTCATCATGGGAGGCTAATGAAGCACAATCAAGGTATTTCTTCAAGGGAAGGTTTAGAAGAGAGTTGTCTGTGCTCCAGAAGAACCAGTATGGGGAAGGAAGCGCCCAGAACACGGTTCTTCAATCTAGCAGATGAAGCAGGGAAGACTGAGTAGCTGAGAACAACAGATGGAGAGGTTCAGGTTAAGGAACTGGGTAGATTTTTTTAGCTATGCAGCAAATAAGAAAGAGCCCTCACATTTCTTGTGAGAGGTTTCCCTGGATATTTGGTTTTCTGAGAAACCTGGTGTCTGCTTCTAAGACATCTTCCTGCCGTAACCCAACCAGATAGTAGGCAGGGTGCTGGTGACACCAAGGTACCTTCTCTCTGGTGTGATGTGGTAGATCCGAGTGTCTAAGATTCATGAGCCTGCAAGACACATGCCAAAGTTGTCACATGGTGGAAAGCCACCGCTCAGGTCCCACAGAGTTCAGAAAGCCAGTGAAAGATTTCCAGGGCAGAAAATACCAGCCTTTCCCCAGGTGCCCTGTTGTTTGATAGGgctgggctgaggctgcagctggtTCCACAGCGATCTGGGAGAGCTGCCATCAGCCATCCTTCCATGTGGTCATGCTGCCAGCTGCCCTgcgccagcacagccctgtttGCCAGCTGCATGAGACTGCCCTGACATGGAGGGGAGCAGGACAGTGTTTCAATGACATGGTACTTCCCCTGGTCATTTTGGATGAGAGGGCTGCACCGTCAGCTCTGAGGGCAGTAAAAGTTGTCTCACTGCAGCAATGCCTTccccccagataccctcagcaggagctgctggatgcTGTCACTGAAAGGTTTCAAAGGTTTCAAATTCCTGCAAGGCCTGCCTGTCCCTGCGTGTCCCACAGATTTGGAGCTCTGGACCTGTTCCCGGTGGCAGGTGATGCTGTGATCCTGGCTGAACATCACAGATGAAGTGTTTCACATTGCCTCTTTCATTCCTTCaccaaaattatttttacaggatCCCCAGCGCTGGGCTTTTCCAGTCAAGTGGATAAAAAGAATTTGCTACCCACAGGAGCATGCTGTCTAACAAGAGAAGATCCACATAGTCATGTTTTACTAGCAAAGCCAGTCACACTGTGTTGCATGACCTAGTATGTTCTCAAGCCCTCTGTTAGCAGCCGGAGTACTGCAGGAGGGCCAGTGGTGGCTTGCTCCATGGCACAAGCGTCAGGAGGGAGATTTGGTGAAGGCTCTGCGATGCAGATGCTGCTCTGGATCTCTTCCCTCGCTCTGATTTTCAAGGTTCTGTCCTTTGGTTGCTCAAGAGTGAGCGTAGTCCCAGGGGACACTCATCGCGGGGGTGCTCAGTGCACACTAGTTGCAGAAGCTCCTTGTCCTCTTGTGTGGCTATCTGTAGGGGTTTCTGGCATGCAGCTAGAGCTGGCAGTGACATTTCCTGCTAATGTCACTATAAAAACTGCCCTGCAAGAGGGTCAGCAGCTCATCCGTGTCCTGTCTTCTGCCCCATCCCACAAGGAGCCTGGGAGGGCACCTGTCATATCTGGGGCAAACATGGGAGACTGTGTTTAGCGGCAGGTCTGCCTTATTAGGGAGAAGTTAGGTCCTTGAGGGGTAGGGCAGAAGAGCCAGTCTTTCTCTGGCATGGCAGGACGTGAGGGGGGTGTCACATCCCAGAAAGGCAAGAGAAGCAAGCCCATGGTGCATGGCTCTGTCAAGCCCTGAGGACACACAGGGGTGCTCAGACACTGCTTTTGGAGAGGGGCATTGTTCTTGCAGTGAAGGTGGAGAAGATGGttaggaagaataaagaaaagtgttggggtgggggtgggggtaggAGATGCAGACTCCCGAGCAGCAGACCCTTTTCCATGTTAGCGAGGACTTCTGAGAACAGCCTGATACCATGTGATTCCCACTTGGTGAGTTTGCTGCAAGATCTGTCCTGGCCAGCTGCGCATGGTTGTGCTTTTGTGTATTTTGAGAGCAGACCTGGAACAGCCTGCCACTGTGCGTGTGTTTGAGTGTGTATATTTGCATGGGCAGTGGGAACGGATAGGATTTCTTCTGGGATATGCCCAGAGTCCAGCACTGTGGGGTCCTGTGCCTGTGTTGGAAGCAAGAGCGTCTTGGAGACTGTCTGACATCATGAGATTTAGTAAATGCTCTGCTAAGCGTTTTGCTTTGCTGGGGTCTTTGAAAATCCTGCCTGCTTTCTCATCTGCCAGCTGAGAAGATGGGATGCTGGCTGGTTGCCTGGCCAGGAGATGTTTGCAAAGAAACTGGGATATGGGAGAATGAGCGAAGTGGTGAACCAGGAAGACAGTTCTCAACACTAAGCCGGTGTGATGGACAGGTTATATGAGTGGAGGGAGCAAAAAGATTAATGGTGCTGGACAGGCTTATGCCATGGAGGGACCTGAACATATGGCAGGAGATGCTTTACTGATTCATCTGGTTGGCAGCGCATACACTCCTGCTTGTCTTGGTGCAAAAGGTGTCTCGGTAGCAGACATTTCTGAGTCAGTTGTGCTTGGAATTTGTGAGTGGCAGGAGGCTTTGCTTGGCCTTTATAGGTAAagaatattataatatatatattattataacaTAATATAATATAAGTAGTGCCCATTATATGTAGTGGCTAAAGGTTGAAAAGGAGCCTGCTACCTTCAAAGTGCCCTGATGCTATGCGATGCCTGATCTGTGCAGGAATGACTGCCTTGTGCGGTGCATGTGAATGGAGGAACAGTACACCCGTCTACCAAAGTGCATGCCGACCGTGAGGCCGCACTCACCAGAGCATGAAACCGGGGCCAAAACAAGATGACTTGGATAACTGGCGGCAATTGTGCTTGCCTCCAGAGCTGTAATAACCAGTCGACTGGCACACATCTCCGCGTGGCATGTGTCTGGGTCGGAAGACTCTTTGCTCAGGTGGTTGCCCTTTACTGACACAAGTCTGGTTGTGTACTAGTGAAACGTTTTGATCCAAAGCAAGTTGGGTTAGGGGCAAGAAAATCTTTGATGATGTTTCTCCTTTCCAACACACAGGTATTTTCTCAGTGTAGATCCTCTATAAGAAGGTGGCTAAGTATCTATTTATAGCCTGACCAGCTCCGGTAGCAGCTCGTTGGTCCCTTAgcacatttctttcctctctgtatAGTTTCCTGATCCCTGGCATGATCCCGTCAGTGTTTCGTGTGCACAGACATCGATGCCTACCGAAGGTCTTGCCCCACACATCAGTCGACTGTGGTTAAGTTACTCTTGTTTCAGTGAACACAGTAAAAGTCCCTTTGTGGATGTGGTGAGTTTTGTTTCAAATGAGTTTCTTCTGGCTTCACTGAAAGGCGTCCGTGTTCGAACTGTGACGGGCTGGTGTTACAAAGCACACGGGCACCAGCCAAGAGTTTGCAACCAGCTTTGATTGCATCTGTTTGCCAGCTACGCCGACAGCTGCACGAGAGCGAGCGAGCTTGGGTTTCTGTTCAACTCCTGTTGCCTCGTGGTGTGTGTTGTACTAATTGTGTGGGGAGGGGGCATGTGGACTGACCATTTGCTGGCCCCCAAGGTTCTCTGCAGCACcctgagtggggtttttttttttttcttttctctttttcagcctGTTGCTGAGCTTTGTGGGGCTGGGATTATGCTGTTAGTAACGGCAGAGTCAGATGATGTAAAGATAGGTTGGCAGCATCTCCATGAGCTTTGGTGGTTGCATCTTTGTCAGGCCAGGGATTAGCTCACTTGTAGGCTGTGGTGAAGGGCACAGCCAGGATCCCATGAAACTGGCCCAGACAGGTCTAGCCACCAAAAGCAATTTACCATAACTCTCCAATCCCCTTGTTCTTAATTTCCCTCCTCTAGCAAATTCTCTCCAGAAGGTCGATGTTTATGCCCTGCGGGTTGGTCCCTCCTGGATTTCTGCCAAGGGTGAGGCAGACTTGGCCCCCAACGTATGCAGCAGCTGCATCATGCTGGCTAGCGCTCTGGGTTACAAGGGTCACACTTATTTCTGAACacacatttttctgaaaacaggTTTAAGGTATGCATTGGTGCCCTCTGCTAGAAGGAGGAAGGGAGCTACCACAGCAAAGCCACAGGTGGGTTCTCACTAGGAACCGAGGTGAGAACGCCTCCTATCCTTAGCTTTGAAACCAGAGGTGGCTCCAAAGGCAAGATCTCCACTTTGGTGAGGGTACTGTTTTGTTGGTATGCACACAGGGCTTGCCGGTACATGCTCTTGCTCTAGGTTGCCTTGTATTGCCACCGCCCTGAGTGCAAAGAGATCTGAAGCGTTGTCACTGAAGGAGGCAGGGGTTGATGTTTCCTCGGTGCTTAGGTTGACAGCTGCTGTGGGTGCTAAGGCAGTGGCTCATGTACTGGCGTGTGAAGAGCTCTGCAGGACATGGGGGGGTCAGGAGAGGAGTCCGAGCGTAACAGTACGTATGAAAG includes these proteins:
- the TTBK1 gene encoding tau-tubulin kinase 1 isoform X2, encoding MVASAKSMHGVSSGVCKINGSFKLGATKILSGWQMQCLAAVIKDEPNMSGGGEQVDILPANYVVKDRWKVLKKIGGGGFGEIYEAMDLLTRENVALKVESAQQPKQVLKMEVAVLKKLQGKDHVCRFIGCGRNEKFNYVVMQLQGRNLADLRRSQPRGTFTLSTTLRLGKQILESIEAIHSVGFLHRDIKPSNFAMGRLPSTYRKCYMLDFGLARQYTNTTGEVRPPRNVAGFRGTVRYASVNAHKNREMGRHDDLWSLFYMLVEFAVGQLPWRKIKDKEQVGMIKEKYEHRMLLKHMPSEFHLFLDHIASLDYFTKPDYQLIMSVFENSMKERGITENEAFDWEKAGTDILLSTSTSTPPQQNTRQTAAMFGVVNVTPVPGDLLRENTEDVLQGEHLSDQENAPPILSGRPAEGLGQVPNTAFNEAEVWEETDVNRNKLRISISKTQCMVEEEQRNGVCPSSPVRVPPESPTAQVRSLRYRRVNSPESERLSTADGKADLHERRSRMDLPGSPSRLVCSSQPAQMLSIDTGQADRQASGRMDVSASVEHEALSNAFRSVPLAEEEDFDSKEWVIIDKETELKDFHPGAEPSTSGTTDEEPEELRPIEEGEERRRLGADVAVRPKIHDGRSRGMQPVTEEDSSHRHEGPSQTVSDSKHEQQTGSPAHSPLHSAPAIRQRRRESEPTGPQRQSYTLKSFEMNGLPKAVPLSLPYQDFKKDVSDYWEKPKVPQRIKKVDFSNVVLTAPCKPLEPQLEMNGKDEEEEEEEEEEEEEEEEEEAGDEIDMHSGSSSDMSQKSTERSQECAPSTLLADDQKGSKGRASTADGDLELEEGSKTLVLFSPGDLKKSPVTTDVAPEVDLGTLAALTPQSERPQPMGSQLDVSEPGTLSSVLKSEPKPPMAVATTSSPFTKVERTFVHIAEKTHLNVMSSSGQLMRHEEYCPPGPFEEIIIEEEMEENLVLVENGSMHSGLEGAETESCALSANHIGITSETVGEQVALPSGVAKPPEDKLELSDKAALSLDLEEPGKMVAREPDLEKTIPITEHLKQAETLLDTPQQRPRRPLGSRYRSRIPILFSEEDTGSDLSTSLSAKERLYKRAKQPDLARLVMEKRQNRLLRLASGASSSASSSDERRRASETLSATGSEEDTHDSDDSIPRKAGKEKAALLRKEEKHISTKSRIPRPIAPVKTPLETMRSESSMAVAMPVLCSSLQDAAAAYRLQAQRPAGSIPSDSRTTQIQSRLPPSPSSTALPPRSSSRRSSCAPPRSPVLPPRNPSASPRSQLLSRRESPSPCRQRKPGTAIQRVPPSPRPQPQTQALGPTGDSLPSPGVAKKGQRGKTQTQSPATKGKQVSLARSVCQAGSAQSGSVRQCGSHKRLRQKWGKKRTDGVSTSSGDTMTPCEFKALVKVHPKYALHV